The Nostoc sp. 'Lobaria pulmonaria (5183) cyanobiont' genome window below encodes:
- a CDS encoding lysophospholipid acyltransferase family protein produces the protein MMEFYSSSDTCQHTPVNPQVDSTTSRVSPWLSPLAYLLGRHCLLPLFFGQIRITGQKNIPTTGPVILAPTHRARWDALLVPYATSDCRREQDLRFMVTIDECQGLQGWFVQRLGGFPVNSKHPSIRTLRHGVELLQQHKTLVIFPEGNIFRDGQVHQLKPGIARLALSAESSHSGLGVKIIPIGINYSQSHPNWGTDVSIDIGSPIKVADYMNGSIKQDAKSITTDLAKALQQLSHQETKITNHAFAEVTNS, from the coding sequence ATGATGGAATTTTACTCTTCATCCGATACTTGCCAGCACACCCCAGTAAATCCTCAGGTAGATAGCACTACCTCAAGGGTTTCTCCTTGGTTAAGTCCTCTGGCATATTTATTAGGGCGTCACTGCCTATTACCATTATTCTTTGGACAAATTAGAATAACCGGACAAAAAAATATCCCTACAACTGGGCCTGTGATCCTTGCGCCTACTCATCGGGCGCGTTGGGATGCCTTGCTCGTACCTTACGCTACCTCTGATTGTCGGAGAGAACAAGACCTGCGGTTTATGGTGACTATTGACGAATGCCAAGGTTTGCAAGGCTGGTTTGTCCAACGTTTGGGGGGGTTTCCTGTAAATTCTAAGCATCCGTCAATTCGCACGCTGCGACATGGAGTAGAACTACTTCAGCAGCACAAAACCCTGGTAATCTTTCCAGAAGGTAATATTTTTCGTGATGGCCAAGTTCACCAGCTGAAGCCGGGAATTGCTCGTCTTGCTTTGAGTGCTGAATCTAGTCATTCCGGGCTGGGAGTGAAAATTATACCCATAGGCATTAATTACAGCCAATCTCATCCCAATTGGGGTACAGATGTGAGTATTGACATTGGCTCTCCAATCAAAGTCGCGGATTACATGAATGGCTCTATAAAACAAGATGCCAAAAGCATTACAACTGATTTAGCAAAGGCACTGCAACAATTGAGCCATCAAGAAACAAAAATTACTAACCACGCATTTGCAGAAGTTACTAATTCTTGA
- a CDS encoding response regulator transcription factor has protein sequence MGSVCIEIIEGNPHLRSLLGWHLQQLEYRVHQAASIYQAREVFLSHQPTLVVLDADLPDGDGIEFCRWLHRQQQPLILMLSARNSEADIVAGLKAGADDYLSKPFGMQEFLARVEALIRRKRTPTAPAYLDYGTLQIDLVQRRVRFQGEFIDLTPQEFSLLYVLAQAGGVPLSRSELLRRAWPDAIDNPRTIDTHVLSLRKKVELDPRQPNLIQTIRNVGYRFNMEILNTNISQSQTTKLARERFNNQRSTLTSSQV, from the coding sequence GTGGGTTCGGTTTGTATAGAAATCATTGAGGGGAATCCCCATCTGAGGTCGTTGTTGGGTTGGCACTTGCAACAACTGGAATACCGCGTGCATCAAGCTGCCAGTATTTATCAAGCAAGGGAAGTATTTTTAAGCCATCAACCAACACTGGTAGTTTTGGATGCAGACCTGCCTGATGGTGATGGCATTGAGTTTTGTCGTTGGTTGCATCGTCAGCAACAGCCTCTAATCTTAATGCTATCTGCCCGTAATAGTGAAGCTGATATAGTCGCAGGTTTAAAGGCGGGTGCAGATGATTACCTGAGCAAACCTTTTGGAATGCAAGAGTTTTTGGCACGGGTAGAGGCACTGATTCGCCGGAAGCGCACACCTACCGCACCAGCTTATTTGGATTATGGCACCTTGCAAATCGATTTAGTTCAGCGTCGTGTCCGCTTCCAAGGGGAGTTCATTGACTTAACCCCCCAGGAATTCAGTTTACTGTACGTTTTAGCACAAGCTGGGGGAGTACCTCTAAGTAGATCGGAATTGCTGCGTCGTGCTTGGCCTGACGCTATTGATAACCCTCGTACCATTGATACTCACGTTTTATCGCTGCGAAAAAAGGTTGAACTCGATCCTCGGCAACCCAATTTAATTCAAACTATCCGCAATGTTGGATACCGTTTTAACATGGAAATTTTGAATACCAATATTTCACAGTCACAGACAACAAAGTTAGCTAGAGAGAGATTTAATAATCAACGTTCAACACTTACTAGTAGTCAAGTTTGA
- the grxD gene encoding Grx4 family monothiol glutaredoxin, which translates to MTPELKDKIDSLLQENKILVFMKGNKLMPQCGFSNNVVQILNTLGVPFETVDVLSDAEIRQGIKEYSSWPTIPQVYLNGEFLGGSDILIELYQKGELQQKVEVALAS; encoded by the coding sequence ATGACACCAGAACTCAAAGACAAAATTGATAGCTTGCTACAAGAAAACAAGATTTTAGTTTTCATGAAGGGAAACAAGTTAATGCCCCAATGTGGTTTCTCCAACAACGTTGTGCAGATTCTCAATACCTTGGGAGTTCCCTTTGAGACGGTTGACGTTCTATCAGACGCTGAAATTCGTCAAGGTATTAAAGAATACTCTAGCTGGCCCACAATTCCCCAAGTGTATCTCAATGGTGAATTCCTTGGCGGTTCTGACATCTTAATTGAACTATACCAAAAAGGTGAATTGCAGCAAAAGGTAGAAGTAGCATTAGCTTCTTAA
- a CDS encoding ABC transporter ATP-binding protein: protein MVNNYSSPLPLLVATGLSKSFGGVKAVNEAKIEVAKGSITGLIGPNGAGKTTLFNLLSNFIRPDKGRVIFDGEPIHNLQPYQIAQQGVIRTFQVARTLSRLSVLENMLLAAQKQTGENFWQVQLQPHVVAKEEKQLEERAMFLLESVGLAKKASDYAGGLSGGQRKLLEMGRALMTNPKLILLDEPAAGVNPKLIDDICDRIITWNRQDGMTFLIIEHNMDVVMSLCDRVWVLAEGQNLADGTPAEIQTNPKVLEAYLGK, encoded by the coding sequence TTGGTAAATAATTATTCATCCCCACTTCCCCTTTTGGTAGCTACTGGACTTTCTAAAAGCTTTGGTGGTGTCAAAGCAGTTAATGAGGCGAAAATCGAAGTTGCTAAAGGCAGCATTACGGGCTTGATTGGCCCCAATGGTGCTGGTAAAACTACTTTATTTAATTTACTCTCAAACTTCATCCGCCCCGATAAGGGACGAGTGATTTTTGACGGCGAACCGATTCACAATTTGCAACCATATCAAATCGCCCAGCAGGGGGTAATCCGCACCTTTCAGGTTGCACGGACTCTCTCGCGGTTGTCGGTGTTAGAAAATATGCTGCTGGCGGCGCAAAAACAAACTGGTGAAAATTTTTGGCAGGTGCAGTTGCAACCGCACGTTGTCGCTAAGGAAGAAAAGCAACTCGAAGAGCGGGCAATGTTTTTATTAGAATCAGTGGGCTTGGCAAAAAAAGCATCCGATTATGCTGGTGGTTTGTCTGGTGGACAACGCAAGCTGCTGGAAATGGGACGAGCACTGATGACTAATCCCAAGTTAATTTTGTTGGATGAACCGGCGGCTGGGGTAAATCCGAAACTGATTGATGATATTTGCGATCGCATTATCACTTGGAACCGTCAAGATGGGATGACCTTTCTGATTATTGAACACAATATGGATGTGGTTATGTCCTTGTGCGATCGTGTTTGGGTACTTGCTGAAGGACAGAATTTAGCTGACGGTACACCCGCAGAAATTCAAACTAATCCCAAAGTTTTAGAAGCTTATTTGGGAAAATAA
- a CDS encoding DUF6761 family protein — protein MLQDTQTIRYYQRLTDAFVELWNRGYRTDDMRMYLDGYLAALRHSNVIEPFLIHRLEEEASRYLYDGSNFAVPQPQPQPDYY, from the coding sequence ATGCTCCAAGACACACAAACCATCCGCTATTACCAAAGACTTACCGACGCCTTCGTCGAGCTATGGAATCGCGGTTATCGCACGGATGATATGCGGATGTATTTGGATGGATATCTAGCCGCACTGCGACATAGCAACGTCATTGAACCTTTTCTGATTCATCGCCTAGAAGAGGAAGCCAGCCGCTACTTGTACGATGGATCGAACTTTGCAGTCCCGCAACCACAGCCACAACCCGATTACTACTAA
- the grxC gene encoding glutaredoxin 3 — MLDFLNPVLNRHPERVKANVELYTWQTCPYCIRAKILLWWKGVNFTEYKIDGDEAARAKMAERANGRRSVPQIFINNQHIGGCDDLYQLDTQSQLDPLLAQAAI; from the coding sequence ATGCTGGACTTTCTTAATCCCGTTTTAAATCGCCATCCAGAGCGAGTCAAAGCCAATGTCGAACTTTACACCTGGCAAACTTGTCCTTACTGCATTCGTGCCAAAATACTGCTGTGGTGGAAAGGGGTAAATTTTACTGAATACAAAATCGACGGCGACGAAGCAGCCAGAGCTAAAATGGCAGAACGCGCTAACGGCCGCCGTTCCGTACCACAAATTTTTATCAATAACCAGCACATTGGCGGCTGCGATGACCTCTATCAGCTAGACACACAAAGTCAACTCGATCCCCTTTTAGCCCAAGCCGCTATTTAG
- a CDS encoding Uma2 family endonuclease — MSMMTLRDLEQVQTAFTEAGLDYQLELENGKISIMGPSDIVSSEISSRLIAFLFAWINPRRWGRVFDSAGGFIMPDTNLKAPDVSFVRASRLLQSPRYFGELVPDLVVEIKSQSDKIKLVVAKILKFIELGALVGILIDPDEETVTIYRSTGEPTVLENGDILTIPELFPGWELPITELWPPIFTEEETQIL, encoded by the coding sequence ATGTCAATGATGACACTCAGAGATTTAGAGCAAGTTCAAACCGCTTTTACCGAAGCAGGTTTAGATTACCAGCTGGAACTCGAAAATGGGAAAATTTCAATAATGGGCCCGTCAGATATTGTATCCAGCGAAATCAGTAGTCGTCTCATCGCCTTTCTCTTTGCTTGGATAAATCCTCGTCGCTGGGGAAGAGTATTTGATTCAGCTGGCGGTTTCATCATGCCAGATACAAACCTCAAAGCACCTGATGTTTCCTTTGTTCGCGCTTCTCGACTTCTCCAAAGTCCTCGTTACTTTGGAGAACTTGTTCCTGACTTGGTGGTAGAAATTAAATCTCAGAGTGATAAAATTAAACTTGTAGTAGCCAAAATTCTGAAATTTATAGAATTAGGAGCGCTCGTCGGCATTCTGATTGATCCTGATGAAGAGACAGTTACAATTTATCGCTCTACAGGCGAACCTACAGTTTTAGAAAATGGCGATATTTTAACAATACCAGAACTTTTTCCCGGTTGGGAATTGCCCATTACTGAATTGTGGCCTCCTATCTTTACCGAGGAAGAAACACAAATTTTGTAA
- a CDS encoding DUF2087 domain-containing protein, with protein sequence MQPEQFNILLRFFKALADDSRLKIVGILANQECSVEELAVLLQLKEPTVSHHLAKLKELNLVTMRPEGNSRLYQLDSEALQSISKEIFTPEKIASLIEDVDTEAWESKVLKNYFDGDVSDKDSVQRLKEIPASRKKRLVILKWLANQFDVGVNYPEHLVNDILKRYHIDCATLRRELIACQLMQRENGVYWRTT encoded by the coding sequence ATGCAACCAGAGCAATTTAACATCTTACTGCGCTTTTTCAAGGCATTAGCGGATGATAGCCGATTGAAGATTGTAGGTATCCTGGCGAATCAGGAGTGCAGCGTCGAAGAATTGGCGGTGCTACTGCAACTCAAGGAACCCACGGTATCCCATCATTTAGCGAAACTTAAGGAGCTAAATTTGGTGACAATGCGCCCTGAAGGTAATAGCCGTCTATACCAGTTGGATAGTGAGGCTTTGCAAAGCATTAGCAAGGAAATTTTCACACCTGAGAAAATAGCATCTTTGATTGAGGATGTGGATACTGAGGCTTGGGAAAGTAAAGTGTTGAAAAACTATTTCGACGGCGATGTCTCCGACAAGGACTCTGTTCAACGCCTCAAAGAAATCCCCGCTAGCCGGAAAAAGCGTCTAGTTATTCTTAAGTGGTTAGCAAACCAGTTTGATGTAGGAGTCAACTACCCTGAACACCTGGTAAATGATATTCTCAAACGCTACCATATTGACTGTGCGACTCTGCGACGAGAGTTGATTGCTTGCCAGTTAATGCAGCGAGAAAATGGGGTTTATTGGCGTACAACATAG
- a CDS encoding BolA family protein, which translates to MISPQQVEEMIKAELPDAQIQVQDLTGGGDHYQVTVVSSHFAGKGLVQQHQLVYGALGQAMSTEAIHALAVKTYTPEAWQATATS; encoded by the coding sequence ATGATTAGTCCGCAACAGGTTGAGGAAATGATCAAGGCGGAACTGCCAGACGCACAGATTCAGGTGCAAGACTTGACTGGTGGCGGCGACCACTATCAGGTGACAGTAGTTTCATCGCACTTTGCAGGTAAAGGATTAGTGCAACAGCACCAGTTAGTTTATGGTGCGTTGGGTCAAGCTATGTCAACTGAAGCGATTCATGCCTTGGCGGTGAAAACATACACTCCCGAAGCTTGGCAAGCAACAGCAACTTCGTAA
- the tadA gene encoding tRNA adenosine(34) deaminase TadA: MLTKYTEYLIHQQWMSYALELAKTAGDAGEIPVGAVIIDSTGKLLAQGENRKEGDKDPTAHAEILALKTAATTLQNWHLNECTLYVTLEPCPMCAGAIVQSRLGLLVYGVDDTKTGAIRTVINIPDSAASNHRLQVIGGILESACRQQLQAWFATKRRRVK, from the coding sequence ATGCTAACTAAGTATACAGAATATCTTATACATCAACAATGGATGAGTTATGCCTTAGAATTAGCAAAAACAGCAGGTGATGCAGGTGAAATCCCTGTAGGTGCTGTTATCATTGATTCGACAGGCAAATTGCTAGCGCAAGGAGAAAACAGAAAAGAGGGCGACAAAGATCCTACCGCTCATGCGGAAATTCTCGCTCTCAAGACAGCGGCAACAACTTTACAAAATTGGCATCTTAATGAATGCACCCTCTATGTAACTCTCGAACCTTGCCCGATGTGTGCAGGTGCGATCGTCCAATCACGATTAGGATTACTTGTATATGGAGTAGACGATACAAAAACTGGCGCAATTCGTACAGTTATTAACATCCCCGATAGCGCTGCTTCTAATCACCGCTTACAGGTAATCGGAGGCATACTAGAGTCAGCTTGTCGTCAGCAATTACAGGCTTGGTTTGCTACTAAGCGGCGTCGGGTAAAATAA
- a CDS encoding Uma2 family endonuclease, which yields MQLETQKLYYTPEEYLEIEQKAVYKSEYRDGEIVPMTGGTTNHNKIALNLAASLKIALRRKNYDVYIGDVRLWIPRYRQHTYPDVMVIEGQPIYTGTSTTTVMNPMLIAEVLSKSTKNYDQGDKFLYYRSIPEFKEYILIDQYQYHVMQYVKTAESQWSFTELEHESATLSLQTVDFQIELHDLYEQVNFGENNED from the coding sequence ATGCAGTTAGAAACACAAAAGTTATATTACACACCTGAAGAGTATTTAGAAATTGAACAAAAGGCAGTATATAAAAGCGAATACCGTGATGGAGAAATTGTACCGATGACGGGTGGCACTACAAATCATAATAAAATTGCTTTAAATTTAGCTGCATCCTTAAAAATTGCTTTAAGGCGTAAAAATTATGATGTTTATATTGGTGATGTGCGTTTGTGGATACCCCGTTATCGGCAGCATACGTATCCCGATGTGATGGTAATTGAGGGACAACCTATTTATACAGGAACCAGCACAACAACGGTTATGAATCCGATGTTAATTGCTGAAGTTTTATCTAAATCGACTAAAAATTATGACCAAGGCGATAAGTTTCTTTATTATCGCTCTATTCCAGAATTCAAGGAATATATTTTAATTGACCAATATCAGTATCATGTGATGCAGTATGTAAAAACTGCGGAAAGTCAATGGTCATTCACTGAACTTGAACATGAATCTGCAACTTTATCGTTGCAAACGGTTGATTTTCAAATTGAATTGCACGACCTTTACGAGCAAGTCAATTTTGGAGAAAATAACGAAGATTAA
- a CDS encoding glutamyl-tRNA reductase, with the protein MNIAVVGLSHKTAPVEVREKLSIPEPQIESAIAQLASYPHIDEVAILSTCNRLEIYIVTSEADQGIREITQFLAEYSKLPVLSLRRHLFMLLHDDAVMHVMRVAGGLDSLVLGEGQILAQVKTTHKLGQQYNGIKTILNRLFKQALTAGKRVRTETSIGTGAVSISSAAVELAQLKVANLAACRVVILGAGKMSRLLVQHLLSKGAVEISIVNRSRDRAQELAKQFPQQPIKIHPLSEMMTVIADSDLVFTSTSATEPILDRAKLEMVLEVQRSLMLFDISVPRNVHADVNELENVQAFNVDDLKAVVAQNYESRRKIAQEAERLLEEEVEAFDIWWRSLETVTTISCLRNKVETIREQELEKALSRLGSEFAEKHQEVIEALTRGIVNKILHDPMVQLRSQQDVEARRRCMQTLQMLFNLDAEEQFS; encoded by the coding sequence ATGAATATAGCAGTGGTGGGGTTAAGCCATAAAACAGCCCCAGTAGAAGTCCGGGAAAAACTGAGCATTCCAGAACCACAGATTGAAAGTGCGATCGCTCAACTGGCCAGCTATCCCCATATTGACGAAGTTGCAATTCTTAGCACTTGTAACCGCCTGGAAATTTACATTGTTACCAGTGAAGCAGACCAAGGTATCCGAGAGATAACGCAGTTTCTTGCAGAATACAGTAAATTACCCGTGCTTTCTCTGCGACGGCATTTGTTTATGCTGCTACATGATGATGCAGTGATGCACGTTATGCGGGTAGCAGGTGGTTTAGATAGTCTGGTACTCGGAGAAGGTCAAATACTGGCTCAGGTGAAAACTACTCACAAACTGGGACAGCAATATAACGGTATAAAAACCATTTTGAATCGATTATTTAAACAAGCGCTGACAGCTGGTAAGCGGGTTCGCACTGAAACTAGTATTGGTACTGGCGCTGTCTCTATCAGTTCGGCAGCTGTAGAGTTAGCGCAGCTAAAAGTAGCAAATTTAGCAGCTTGCCGAGTGGTAATTCTGGGTGCTGGTAAAATGTCGCGGCTGCTGGTGCAACACCTACTTTCTAAAGGTGCTGTGGAAATTAGTATTGTAAATCGCTCTCGCGATCGCGCCCAAGAATTAGCAAAGCAGTTCCCTCAACAACCAATCAAAATTCATCCGCTATCGGAAATGATGACAGTGATTGCCGATAGTGATTTGGTGTTTACAAGTACTTCGGCAACAGAGCCAATACTTGACCGTGCCAAGTTGGAAATGGTTTTAGAAGTTCAGCGCTCTTTAATGTTATTTGATATTTCTGTGCCACGTAATGTTCATGCGGATGTTAATGAACTAGAAAATGTGCAGGCGTTTAACGTGGATGATTTGAAGGCTGTAGTGGCGCAAAACTACGAAAGCCGTCGCAAGATTGCACAGGAAGCCGAGCGACTTTTAGAGGAAGAAGTGGAAGCCTTTGATATTTGGTGGCGCTCTCTTGAAACTGTGACTACTATCAGCTGTCTGCGAAATAAAGTTGAAACCATCCGCGAACAAGAATTAGAAAAAGCTTTGTCGAGATTGGGTTCGGAATTCGCTGAAAAACATCAAGAAGTAATTGAAGCATTAACACGGGGAATTGTCAATAAAATTTTACATGACCCGATGGTACAGTTGCGATCGCAGCAGGATGTGGAAGCCAGAAGGCGCTGTATGCAAACTCTGCAAATGTTATTTAACCTCGATGCAGAGGAACAGTTTAGTTAA
- a CDS encoding ABC transporter ATP-binding protein codes for MDVPDFTGIYSAATISRWLGDRYSLNHCTINLKLGMGIDLLPSSPVPISPLPLNTAKATLRLEQVNLFTKLKTQLPGNQQGYPILQDISLEVFQSERIAIVGPVGAGKTSLLHLINRLIEPTSGKLYLENQEYRQIPVIQLRQMLVLVLQESKLLGMTVGEALAYPLFLRGLPKQTIQQRVNHWTDQLHIPNEWLERTEVQLSAGQRQLVAIARALVIQPKILLLDEPTSALDTGTASHLIQILTQLSQTHQTTILMVNHQLELAQMFCTRLLHLQQGRLFANQKVSEMNWVELRKSLIQAEAQDDFGF; via the coding sequence GTGGATGTACCTGATTTTACTGGGATTTACTCTGCTGCTACTATTAGTCGATGGCTGGGCGATCGCTACAGCCTTAACCACTGCACAATTAACTTAAAATTGGGTATGGGCATTGATCTTCTCCCAAGTTCCCCAGTCCCCATCTCCCCACTCCCCTTGAATACAGCAAAAGCCACACTCAGGCTAGAGCAAGTTAATCTGTTTACAAAGCTGAAAACCCAACTTCCCGGCAATCAGCAGGGATACCCGATATTGCAGGATATTTCCTTAGAGGTATTCCAGAGCGAACGCATTGCCATTGTAGGTCCAGTAGGCGCTGGGAAAACTTCGTTATTACACCTCATCAACCGCCTAATTGAACCCACGAGTGGTAAACTCTATCTAGAAAATCAAGAATATCGCCAAATTCCCGTTATCCAGCTACGGCAGATGCTTGTACTTGTATTGCAAGAGTCAAAGCTGTTGGGGATGACAGTTGGGGAAGCCTTGGCTTATCCTTTATTTTTGCGTGGTTTACCCAAACAGACAATTCAGCAACGAGTCAATCATTGGACAGACCAACTGCACATTCCCAATGAATGGTTAGAGCGAACAGAGGTGCAACTTTCAGCAGGACAACGACAACTAGTAGCGATCGCTCGTGCCTTAGTCATCCAGCCTAAAATATTATTATTAGATGAGCCAACCTCTGCCCTCGATACTGGTACGGCTTCTCATCTAATACAAATCTTAACCCAGTTGAGTCAAACTCATCAAACCACAATTCTGATGGTCAATCACCAACTGGAACTAGCCCAGATGTTTTGCACTCGGTTATTACACCTACAACAAGGTCGTTTATTCGCAAATCAAAAAGTCTCAGAGATGAACTGGGTTGAATTACGAAAAAGCTTAATTCAAGCAGAAGCTCAAGATGATTTTGGATTTTAA
- a CDS encoding DUF981 family protein gives MFIDYITLMLINMVAGLFLLADYVYRGIDSFNQRPWIPGFGITGAIALTTGLHMSFTWPVMGSFNIAFGETSVLFGILFVAAAIALAQGWDLLTIAIYGFFAGAVAIVVGIRIINLNLTKQPLLSGIGFILTGLGGIFAAPTLYWKTNRTWRLIGVAVLIVAALIWALTGYLSYWNHLESFQKWVPAPMR, from the coding sequence GTGTTTATTGACTACATCACCCTTATGTTAATCAACATGGTAGCTGGGTTATTTCTACTCGCTGACTATGTGTATCGTGGTATAGATAGTTTTAATCAAAGACCGTGGATTCCGGGGTTTGGAATTACGGGTGCGATCGCACTCACAACTGGTTTACACATGAGCTTCACCTGGCCAGTAATGGGTAGCTTTAACATTGCCTTCGGTGAAACAAGTGTCTTATTTGGAATCTTGTTTGTGGCAGCTGCGATCGCCCTGGCTCAAGGTTGGGATTTATTGACAATCGCAATTTACGGCTTCTTTGCTGGTGCAGTTGCGATCGTAGTCGGTATCCGGATCATCAACTTGAATTTGACAAAGCAACCGCTTTTATCAGGAATCGGCTTTATTTTAACTGGATTAGGTGGTATTTTTGCAGCACCAACTCTTTATTGGAAAACCAACCGAACTTGGCGGCTAATTGGCGTAGCAGTGCTGATAGTAGCCGCTCTAATTTGGGCATTGACTGGATATTTATCTTACTGGAATCATTTAGAGAGTTTCCAAAAGTGGGTTCCAGCGCCGATGCGGTAA
- the glpX gene encoding class II fructose-bisphosphatase, with protein sequence MENSLGLEIIEVVEQAAIASSKWMGKGEKDIADQVAVEAMRERMNKIYMRGRIVIGEGERDNAPMLYIGEEVGICTQPNASSLCNPDELIEIDIAVDPCEGTNLVAYGQPGSMAVLAISEKGGLFAAPDFYMKKLAAPPAAKGKVDINKSATENLKILAECLDRSIEELVVVVMKRERHNDLIKEIREAGARVALISDGDVGAAISCGFAGTNIHALMGIGAAPEGVISAAAMRALGGHFQGQLIYDPAVVKTGLIGESREANIDRLKSMNINDPDKVYDAHELASGKTVLFAASGITSGNLMEGVRFFNGGARTQSLVISNQSKTARFVDTIHMFGEPKTLQLN encoded by the coding sequence GTGGAAAATTCACTTGGTTTAGAGATTATTGAAGTAGTAGAGCAAGCCGCGATCGCTTCCTCGAAGTGGATGGGCAAAGGCGAAAAAGACATTGCTGACCAAGTAGCAGTGGAAGCTATGCGGGAGCGGATGAATAAAATCTATATGCGGGGTCGCATTGTGATTGGGGAAGGCGAACGCGACAACGCACCTATGTTATACATCGGGGAAGAAGTTGGTATCTGTACCCAACCAAATGCCAGTAGTTTGTGTAACCCTGATGAATTAATCGAAATTGATATCGCCGTTGACCCTTGTGAAGGTACGAACTTGGTAGCTTATGGACAACCTGGTTCGATGGCTGTGTTGGCAATTTCTGAGAAGGGTGGATTATTTGCTGCTCCTGACTTTTACATGAAGAAGTTAGCAGCACCTCCCGCAGCTAAGGGCAAGGTAGACATCAACAAGTCAGCAACAGAAAACCTCAAGATTCTCGCTGAGTGTCTAGATCGCTCGATTGAAGAACTTGTGGTCGTGGTGATGAAGCGCGAACGCCACAACGATTTAATTAAAGAAATCCGTGAGGCTGGAGCGAGAGTCGCCCTAATTTCAGATGGTGATGTGGGTGCAGCCATCAGCTGTGGTTTTGCTGGAACTAATATCCACGCGCTGATGGGTATCGGTGCGGCTCCTGAAGGCGTAATCTCAGCAGCTGCAATGCGTGCTTTGGGTGGACACTTCCAAGGTCAACTGATTTACGATCCAGCAGTCGTAAAAACAGGTCTGATTGGAGAAAGCAGAGAAGCCAATATTGATCGCTTAAAGTCTATGAATATCAATGACCCCGATAAGGTCTATGATGCTCATGAACTGGCATCTGGTAAAACTGTTCTGTTCGCTGCTAGCGGCATTACCAGTGGTAATCTCATGGAAGGTGTACGTTTCTTCAACGGTGGAGCCAGAACTCAAAGCTTGGTAATTTCTAACCAATCGAAAACGGCTCGATTTGTTGATACGATTCACATGTTTGGTGAACCCAAGACTCTCCAACTGAACTAA
- a CDS encoding DUF4079 domain-containing protein — MNLPSFLWLWKIAAWSMGLSLLAYLMLAVTGVWMFRARSSQQFPFITPFMGGNKGVRSLHYTMGISMVSLVLLLLAIGIVGTFGHFGSLGHSSHLIAGLIVVALVLLSAFSATQISTRRPWARPLHIGVNIILFIGFAWVSLTGWIVVQKYLP; from the coding sequence ATGAATCTGCCTTCATTTCTTTGGTTGTGGAAAATAGCCGCCTGGTCAATGGGATTATCCCTGCTGGCATATCTGATGTTAGCAGTTACTGGCGTTTGGATGTTTCGGGCGAGAAGTTCGCAGCAATTCCCTTTTATTACCCCATTTATGGGCGGAAATAAAGGTGTGCGATCGCTCCATTATACAATGGGCATCAGCATGGTAAGTTTAGTGCTACTGTTGCTAGCGATCGGCATTGTTGGCACTTTCGGGCACTTTGGCTCTTTAGGTCACTCGTCACACCTAATCGCTGGGTTGATAGTGGTAGCATTAGTTCTACTGTCTGCTTTTAGTGCGACCCAAATTAGTACCAGACGACCTTGGGCCAGACCCTTACACATCGGTGTCAATATTATTTTGTTTATAGGATTTGCCTGGGTATCCCTTACTGGTTGGATTGTAGTGCAAAAGTATTTACCGTGA